From Rhizophagus irregularis chromosome 9, complete sequence, the proteins below share one genomic window:
- a CDS encoding AP-2 complex subunit sigma codes for MIRFILVQNRQGKTRLSKWYVPYEDEEKVKLKGEVHRLVAPRDQKHQSNFVEFRNYKVVYRRYAGLFFCVCVDANDNELAYLEAIHFFVEVLDAFFGNVCELDLVFNFYKVYAILDEVFLAGEIEETSKNIVLTRLDHLDKLE; via the exons ATG ATTCGATTTATACTTGTACAAAACCGACAAGGTAAAACACGCCTATCAAAATGGTATGTTCCTTATGAGGATGAAGAAAAAGTAAAACTTAAAGGCGAAGTACACAGATTAGTTGCACCTCGAGATCAAAAGCATCAATCCAATTTCGTCGAG TTTCGAAATTATAAAGTGGTCTATAGAAGATACGCAGGATTGTTTTTTTGTGTGTGTGTAGATGcaaatgataatgaattagCATATTTAGAAGCGATACACTTTTTTGTAGAGGTGTTGGATGCATTTTTCGGTAACGTATGTGAGCTGGATTTAGTCTTCAATTTTTACAAG gtgTATGCAATATTAGATGAAGTATTTTTGGCGGGTGAAATCGAAGAAACTAGTAAGAATATTGTATTAACTAGATTAGATCATTTGGATAAATTGGAATAG